Within the Borreliella valaisiana VS116 genome, the region CTTTTTTTTCCATTTTCCCTCCTTTGATAAAGCATTTTATCTTTAAAAAAAATATTTTACAAATTTTTTTCTTTCTTAAAATTTACTAAAATTGATTCATTTTGATCATTTGCAAGCTATATATTTTTCTTAAGCTTTCAGCAATAGTGTTATATTGATACATATTTTTATTTGGCAAAAATGTTCGTGTGTATTTTTTTGTCAAAATAAAAAAATTTAATTTTTTTATTTATCAAAATAATTTTGGGGTCATTTTTTGATTTTATTTGTTTTTAGTGTGTTTATAGATACCTATAATTTTAGGATATTGTTGGAATATGGATGAGTATTGGTTTTGCGAAGCTATTAATTTTTTTTGTTGTAATTTAATGTATTATTGCTTATTATTTACCTATGAAAATAAGCATTGCTCAAACGAAATACAGCGTTTTAGATCTTGATAAATGTATTGTTGATTTTAAAATTAATTATGATGAGGCCTTACTAAAAGGGTCAGATGTTTTAGTTTTTCCTTCTATGTTTTTAGGCAGTACTAAGTATGCTGAGTTGTTTGATCGTTTGAAATATTCTCAAGATATATGTAAATTTATTGAAATTATGAAAGAACAGGTTAATGATAGTACTTTAGTTGTTTTTGGTCATAGTGTTTATGAGAGTGGCAAATTTGTAGATATTATTTCTGTCATCAGTAATCATGAAGTTATTTTAACTGTATCACAATATAATTTACCCGAATTTTTTATTTATAAGAACAATGTATTTGCTGTATTAAATTTTGAGGATGCTTTGTTATTTGAAGAATTAAGTCCCCAATTTGGCGAAAATTTAAAGAAGGCTCAGTATTTAATAGTACCATCCAAATCTTATTTCACTAGGGAAAAGAATAGTCTTAGGTTAAAATTCTTTGAAAGAGTTGCTGTTGAGAATAATTTGGATGTTGTTTATTCAAATTTTTATGGAGTTGAGGATTCTGCAGTTTATGATGGATGTAGTTTTTTTATTAATAGTCTTGGAAAGATAAAACAAGCTAAAGGATTTGAATTTGATTTTATATCTAATGATGCATTTCAAGATTTAAAATTTGATACATGTAATGGACTTTTTGAAAAAATTATTTTAGCAATATCTCTTGTTTTAAGAGAATATATTTATTTTTCGGGATTTTCTAAAGTTCATTTGGGATTGTCTGGGGGTATTGATTCTGCACTTGTTGCGTGTCTTGCATGTTTTGCTTTGGGCGCTGAGAATGTTGTTGGAATTTCTATGCCTAGTAAATTTTCATCAGTAGATTCTATTTCTGATGCTAAAGAGCTTTCTAAAAAATTAGGGTTTAAATTAATTGAAATGCCAATAAAAGACTTGTTTGAGGTAAGTAGTAGATTTTTTGAAGGGCATTTTGATGTTAAAGGCGTTACTGGAGAAAATTTA harbors:
- the nadE gene encoding NAD(+) synthase, producing the protein MKISIAQTKYSVLDLDKCIVDFKINYDEALLKGSDVLVFPSMFLGSTKYAELFDRLKYSQDICKFIEIMKEQVNDSTLVVFGHSVYESGKFVDIISVISNHEVILTVSQYNLPEFFIYKNNVFAVLNFEDALLFEELSPQFGENLKKAQYLIVPSKSYFTREKNSLRLKFFERVAVENNLDVVYSNFYGVEDSAVYDGCSFFINSLGKIKQAKGFEFDFISNDAFQDLKFDTCNGLFEKIILAISLVLREYIYFSGFSKVHLGLSGGIDSALVACLACFALGAENVVGISMPSKFSSVDSISDAKELSKKLGFKLIEMPIKDLFEVSSRFFEGHFDVKGVTGENLQARLRGLLLMSYSNSKNSLLLNTGNKSEIAVGYCTLYGDTCGGLALIGDLFKTEVYDLAKYINAKFGECIIPVNIILKEPSAELKFDQKDSDYLPKYEVLDDILNRYLIDNESINSIYLHFEKGTVDKVLNLYFKNEYKRRQGAPIVKVSKKTFGFELSIPILNNMV